A part of Fimbriimonadia bacterium genomic DNA contains:
- a CDS encoding fibronectin type III domain-containing protein, with protein sequence MSEGEKLQNIEVSVMPFAIILAAILAQSSAMDARKPVGLQLRAVPYHTTVHLTWPETGAPGYAVLRSTVGAGSSPEVVRYSAKGDLTDYGLMPGVEYSYRVAPLDQAGLMSEAWSPEVRVRTGVSAQNLLRVTTHDLLYVIYTGGMSQAEVDRLYNGVVRDGREFYWRNSLLRYNLNVVPMIIPTYPPDTSGPTMANIEADLRARGVQNNQYDGCFVTGNNLSGCYGGFVILGQTASAYARVCGVPSQYEGKNDTDPTVVWGFTHEFGHALDLVLCAYSGHPEMLFNHFPWAYPLPPGILFDAGPHFDGMGEVLRVYNAYHDFLAPWDGYIEVVDADGDGVPDDDPRVPIDEARFGSSPASADTDSDGLSDFDEMCAGRYAGSNPNVQDTDGDGILDGQDPWPLVRMAPVLWQATSDPAMDGDADASYEWLSDGFVFSKDPTLTMQVRACWRPDALYLHFTSNKSVRVWICLDGSAENGRWDSGGKFAENGSLYSDTAYGDSYIEDGVLIAEYGVPTVRKRSSSIAGSAVSYKQSGGQYLFEVKIPTALGPGDSYSYFRQNDPLINGISLFSGKQLGFNFTVATRSSSSTSQYSGSWATAGEIYSSYDVMLMDRAATIRGVVAMQQCMNPEGHTALLEFRDPGTTRVRAMLPITLDDGAQYEAVGAPSGTFDLAVKFQHHLRRVSPNRTLIAGMNYVDFLQINGDADNSNSVDIGDLNAVLTRFGIADPVVDLDCSGEVALADLNIVLLNFGRVGDP encoded by the coding sequence TTGTCCGAGGGAGAGAAGCTTCAGAACATAGAGGTAAGCGTTATGCCATTCGCCATCATCCTCGCAGCCATTCTGGCGCAGTCGTCAGCAATGGACGCCCGCAAGCCGGTAGGGCTCCAGCTGCGCGCCGTGCCCTATCACACCACGGTCCACCTCACCTGGCCGGAGACCGGTGCGCCGGGCTACGCCGTGCTGCGTTCCACGGTCGGGGCCGGATCGTCGCCGGAGGTCGTGCGCTACTCGGCCAAGGGCGACTTAACCGACTACGGCCTGATGCCGGGAGTGGAATACTCCTATCGCGTCGCGCCGCTGGACCAGGCTGGGCTGATGAGCGAGGCGTGGAGCCCCGAGGTTCGTGTGCGCACAGGCGTATCGGCACAGAACCTGCTTCGCGTAACCACACACGACCTACTGTATGTCATCTACACGGGTGGTATGTCCCAGGCCGAGGTGGATAGGCTGTACAACGGCGTAGTGCGCGACGGCAGGGAGTTCTATTGGCGCAACAGCCTGCTTCGCTACAACCTCAACGTGGTTCCGATGATCATCCCCACCTATCCGCCGGATACCAGTGGCCCTACCATGGCCAACATCGAGGCGGATCTTCGCGCGAGAGGCGTGCAGAACAACCAGTATGATGGGTGCTTCGTCACGGGCAACAACCTGAGTGGGTGCTACGGTGGGTTCGTCATCCTCGGACAGACCGCGTCGGCGTACGCGCGTGTGTGTGGCGTGCCGTCCCAGTACGAAGGGAAGAACGACACAGACCCCACGGTGGTGTGGGGCTTCACCCACGAGTTCGGCCACGCGCTGGACCTGGTGCTGTGCGCTTATAGCGGACATCCAGAGATGCTGTTCAACCACTTTCCATGGGCCTACCCATTGCCTCCAGGGATCCTCTTCGATGCCGGACCGCACTTCGATGGGATGGGAGAGGTTCTCCGAGTGTACAACGCCTACCACGACTTTCTGGCGCCCTGGGACGGGTACATCGAAGTGGTGGATGCAGATGGTGACGGCGTGCCGGACGACGACCCCCGCGTACCGATTGACGAGGCTCGCTTCGGCTCCTCTCCTGCCAGTGCGGACACGGACAGCGACGGGCTGAGTGACTTCGACGAGATGTGCGCCGGGCGCTATGCGGGCTCCAACCCTAACGTTCAGGACACCGATGGGGATGGAATCTTGGACGGACAGGACCCGTGGCCACTGGTGCGCATGGCCCCCGTACTGTGGCAAGCGACTTCCGACCCGGCGATGGACGGAGATGCCGATGCAAGCTATGAGTGGCTGAGCGACGGGTTCGTTTTCAGCAAGGACCCGACACTGACAATGCAAGTGCGTGCGTGCTGGCGACCGGATGCGCTCTATCTGCACTTCACATCGAACAAGAGCGTGCGTGTGTGGATATGCTTGGACGGATCGGCCGAGAACGGGCGATGGGATTCCGGTGGGAAGTTCGCCGAAAACGGCAGTCTGTATTCGGACACGGCATATGGTGACAGCTACATCGAAGACGGTGTGCTGATAGCCGAGTACGGCGTGCCGACCGTAAGAAAGCGTAGCAGCTCGATAGCGGGCAGCGCGGTGTCCTACAAGCAGTCCGGAGGCCAGTATCTGTTCGAGGTGAAGATACCTACCGCCCTCGGCCCCGGCGATAGCTATTCATACTTCCGACAGAACGATCCCCTCATTAATGGCATCAGCCTGTTCTCGGGCAAGCAGCTAGGATTCAACTTCACGGTGGCAACGAGGAGCAGCTCCTCGACCAGTCAGTACTCCGGTTCGTGGGCGACTGCGGGGGAGATATACAGCTCCTATGACGTGATGCTGATGGATCGCGCGGCAACCATTCGTGGCGTAGTAGCGATGCAGCAGTGCATGAATCCCGAAGGGCATACGGCGCTACTGGAGTTCCGTGACCCCGGCACTACTCGCGTGCGGGCGATGCTTCCGATCACCCTGGACGACGGCGCTCAATACGAGGCCGTCGGCGCACCATCCGGCACGTTCGACCTGGCAGTAAAGTTTCAGCACCATCTGCGGCGCGTGTCGCCTAATCGAACACTCATCGCAGGCATGAACTATGTGGACTTCCTGCAGATCAACGGGGATGCGGACAACAGCAACAGCGTGGACATCGGGGACTTGAACGCGGTGCTGACACGCTTCGGTATTGCCGACCCGGTAGTAGACCTCGACTGTAGTGGCGAGGTGGCCTTAGCGGACCTGAACATCGTACTACTGAATTTCGGCCGCGTCGGCGATCCGTAG
- the queA gene encoding tRNA preQ1(34) S-adenosylmethionine ribosyltransferase-isomerase QueA — MDSSLFDYDLPHELIAQSPVEPRDSSRLLVLPRAGDSIEHRHFRDLAELLEPEDVLVLNDTRVSARRLFGRRPSGGAVELLLMRSLGGNRYQALTRPARRLRPGERVIFDDAPEAFIEEVGEGGQRVVRFDGPLGDAGEMPLPPYFHGTLPDPERYQTVYAAEDGSSAAPTAGLHFTQELLTRIERKGVRVTRVTLHVGLDTFRPLPEGPVEKHKMHGETYTIPEETANAVRFCSGRVIAVGTTAVRVLESAGPREQMEMGQATTRLFIRPGYEFRCVEGIVTNFHLPRTTMLLMICAFAGRERVLAAYEEAKRAGYRFLSFGDAMAIL; from the coding sequence ATGGACAGCTCACTGTTCGACTACGACCTGCCACACGAGCTGATTGCGCAGAGTCCAGTGGAGCCGAGGGACAGCTCGCGGCTCCTGGTTCTGCCTCGCGCTGGCGACTCCATCGAGCATCGGCACTTCCGCGATCTGGCCGAGCTGCTCGAGCCAGAAGATGTACTCGTACTCAACGACACTCGTGTCAGCGCCCGCAGACTATTTGGCAGGAGGCCGAGCGGGGGCGCGGTGGAGCTGCTTCTAATGCGCTCGCTCGGCGGCAATCGCTATCAGGCGTTGACGCGGCCCGCACGCCGCCTGAGGCCGGGCGAACGAGTGATCTTCGATGATGCTCCGGAAGCCTTCATCGAAGAGGTCGGGGAAGGCGGTCAGCGCGTCGTTCGGTTCGACGGGCCGCTCGGAGACGCTGGGGAGATGCCTCTACCTCCCTACTTCCACGGCACGTTGCCAGACCCGGAGCGTTACCAGACCGTGTATGCAGCGGAAGACGGGAGCAGCGCAGCGCCAACGGCTGGCTTGCACTTCACGCAGGAATTGCTGACTCGCATCGAACGGAAGGGCGTACGCGTCACAAGAGTCACGCTTCACGTCGGGCTCGACACCTTTCGACCGTTGCCGGAAGGGCCGGTGGAAAAGCACAAGATGCACGGGGAGACCTACACAATCCCCGAGGAGACGGCCAATGCGGTTCGATTCTGCTCGGGACGAGTGATTGCGGTTGGCACGACGGCGGTGCGGGTGTTAGAATCGGCGGGACCGCGGGAGCAGATGGAGATGGGTCAAGCGACCACGCGGCTGTTCATTAGGCCGGGATACGAGTTCCGGTGTGTCGAGGGGATCGTGACGAACTTCCATCTGCCCCGGACGACGATGTTGTTGATGATCTGCGCTTTCGCAGGGCGGGAACGGGTGCTCGCAGCGTATGAGGAAGCAAAGCGGGCGGGCTACCGGTTCCTTAGCTTCGGCGATGCGATGGCTATTCTATGA
- a CDS encoding deoxyguanosinetriphosphate triphosphohydrolase, with the protein MKGNRKLPLSPPQSIRERTEQIELELLSPHAAKSALSRGRPLPEKPDPIRTCYQRDRDRVLHCKAFRRLKHKTQVFIDPDGDHFRTRLTHTLEVSQISRTVARALRLNEDLTEAIALGHDLGHPPFGHAGEEALNDAMQEVDPTLSFRHFEQSVRVVQVLERDGAGLNLTYETLEGIGGHSKGRDDLAHASRVPVGSMEAEVVRTCDRVAYLNHDLDDAFRAGHILPNELPVTVSEGLGIGNSERITRMVTDIIQATGDGPHVLMSRQMEGLLNELKEFMFERLYVNNPRTAPDIERAKEMLRLLFRHYLDHPELLPERHLPTDLAQLPQAVCDYIAGMTDRYAVQQFESLFLPKVWRRVE; encoded by the coding sequence GTGAAAGGCAACAGGAAACTCCCACTCAGCCCGCCTCAGTCCATTCGTGAGCGCACGGAACAGATCGAGCTCGAGCTGCTATCGCCCCATGCTGCCAAGTCCGCCCTGAGCAGGGGGCGCCCGTTGCCGGAGAAGCCGGACCCGATTCGTACCTGTTACCAGCGGGATCGCGATCGAGTGCTGCACTGCAAGGCGTTTCGGCGGCTGAAACACAAGACGCAGGTATTCATCGACCCGGACGGCGACCACTTCCGCACAAGACTAACACACACGCTGGAAGTCTCGCAGATCAGCAGAACCGTGGCACGTGCGCTGCGCCTGAACGAAGACCTAACAGAGGCCATCGCGCTCGGCCACGACCTAGGGCACCCGCCCTTCGGCCACGCGGGTGAGGAGGCGCTGAACGATGCTATGCAAGAAGTGGACCCGACACTCTCCTTTCGCCACTTCGAGCAGTCGGTGCGAGTAGTGCAGGTGCTGGAGCGTGACGGAGCCGGGCTGAACCTAACTTACGAGACGTTGGAGGGCATCGGAGGGCACTCGAAAGGACGAGACGACCTTGCACACGCATCTCGAGTCCCTGTAGGCAGTATGGAAGCCGAGGTGGTGCGTACGTGCGATCGCGTAGCCTACCTCAACCACGACCTGGACGATGCGTTTCGCGCGGGGCACATCCTGCCGAACGAACTACCCGTGACGGTGAGCGAGGGACTTGGCATCGGAAACAGTGAACGAATCACGCGCATGGTGACGGACATCATTCAGGCCACCGGGGACGGTCCGCATGTACTGATGTCCCGGCAGATGGAGGGGCTGCTGAACGAACTGAAGGAGTTCATGTTCGAACGGCTGTACGTGAACAACCCGCGCACCGCACCCGATATCGAGCGAGCCAAGGAGATGCTTCGTCTGCTTTTTCGACACTACCTGGACCACCCAGAGCTGCTGCCCGAGCGGCACCTTCCAACGGACCTCGCACAACTCCCTCAGGCGGTGTGCGACTACATCGCAGGCATGACCGACCGCTACGCCGTGCAGCAGTTCGAGTCGCTGTTTCTCCCCAAGGTCTGGCGCCGGGTTGAGTAG
- a CDS encoding glycosyltransferase family 4 protein, which translates to MNVAIFSDSYLPVLNGVSVSVHTLVAGLRARGHRVWVFAPAFPGHRDTDPDVVRFRSLITPWAKGYPLARPPFRGTLRRFQRLPIEIVHTHTPFTIGFCGLRWAESAGIPILSTYHTMYDRYVHYVPFFTRRYVAYKVAKHTRYYYGRVARVITPSHAAADVLRGHGVTTPIEVVRTGIPQAKAIPKSEARDRLGIPQDESTLLYVGRLASEKNLGLLLDCLPRWRTSFPNARLRLVGDGPGRPLLESRAAELGIRERLTVHGQVGHDEVLVYMAAADLFVFPSTSETQGLVIGEAQSLGLPAVAVRGGGAPETIEHGVDGMVVADDAQEFAQAVEEILRDPVLRAKMSENALRSPARISPDEYVGRIERLYEEVLGERQQETPTQPASVHS; encoded by the coding sequence TTGAACGTAGCCATCTTCTCGGACAGCTATCTGCCCGTGCTGAACGGGGTCAGCGTATCCGTGCATACGCTCGTCGCCGGCCTGCGTGCTCGTGGGCATCGAGTATGGGTGTTCGCGCCGGCATTCCCTGGGCACCGTGACACGGATCCCGACGTAGTCCGCTTCAGATCGCTCATCACGCCATGGGCAAAGGGATACCCACTCGCCCGTCCACCCTTTCGCGGTACTCTGAGGAGGTTCCAGCGCCTCCCTATTGAGATCGTACACACACACACTCCGTTCACAATCGGCTTCTGCGGGCTTAGGTGGGCCGAGTCGGCGGGCATCCCGATCCTCTCCACCTATCACACCATGTACGACCGCTACGTGCACTATGTGCCATTCTTCACCCGACGCTACGTCGCATACAAGGTCGCCAAGCACACGCGATACTACTACGGCCGCGTCGCAAGGGTGATAACACCCTCGCACGCGGCAGCCGACGTGTTGCGCGGCCATGGGGTGACAACTCCCATCGAGGTGGTGCGTACCGGGATTCCGCAAGCCAAAGCCATTCCGAAGTCTGAAGCGCGCGACCGTTTGGGGATCCCACAAGATGAGAGCACGCTCCTCTACGTCGGCAGGCTGGCGTCGGAGAAGAACCTAGGCTTACTTCTGGACTGCCTTCCCCGCTGGCGGACCTCGTTCCCGAACGCTCGGCTGCGGCTGGTCGGAGATGGTCCCGGGCGACCTCTCCTGGAGTCACGTGCAGCGGAATTGGGCATTCGAGAACGCCTTACCGTACACGGGCAGGTAGGGCATGACGAGGTGCTCGTGTACATGGCTGCTGCGGACCTATTCGTGTTCCCTTCCACTTCGGAAACGCAGGGGCTGGTCATCGGCGAGGCGCAAAGCCTGGGGCTCCCGGCGGTTGCAGTTCGGGGGGGCGGTGCGCCGGAAACGATAGAGCACGGCGTAGACGGGATGGTAGTGGCCGATGATGCGCAGGAGTTCGCACAGGCCGTCGAGGAGATTCTGCGTGATCCAGTGCTACGTGCCAAGATGTCGGAAAACGCACTTCGTTCGCCCGCACGGATCTCGCCCGACGAGTACGTGGGCCGGATTGAGCGACTATACGAGGAGGTGCTAGGTGAAAGGCAACAGGAAACTCCCACTCAGCCCGCCTCAGTCCATTCGTGA
- a CDS encoding helix-turn-helix domain-containing protein, producing MEVERVPGYDDVYAYIDSQFLDTPEATSQQSPPTAKRQATTRGRLPHGGLDAPTAGTVYSPLGGPPPPVPAEETRQQAAPPQPAPQPPVGAVVETEARKEDAAVPIADAALQAAREVSPATKRRRVKGGEAVQLRIPNIEDYLPGLTTDTRPSRAQAKAVVNMEVGSHRSQQHSPPKPPRKLKRPELSGPRPRKRTRTEATNPSPSVPEELRSLVGLGNDTVLEKYYQRSRGESKEQMLSRITNPELSLEEAAKLLGVCPATVRRYTNKGWLRHHRTKGNQRRFRLSDIAEFVREFRAKLE from the coding sequence ATGGAGGTCGAGCGAGTTCCCGGATACGATGACGTCTATGCGTACATAGACAGCCAATTCTTAGACACGCCGGAGGCGACCTCGCAGCAAAGCCCGCCTACGGCGAAGCGTCAAGCTACCACTCGAGGGCGATTGCCGCACGGAGGCCTGGACGCGCCGACGGCCGGAACGGTGTACTCGCCTTTGGGCGGGCCGCCTCCCCCTGTTCCCGCGGAGGAGACCAGGCAGCAGGCCGCACCTCCACAGCCGGCACCTCAGCCGCCGGTCGGAGCGGTCGTGGAGACGGAGGCGCGGAAGGAAGATGCTGCGGTGCCCATTGCCGATGCCGCACTACAGGCCGCTCGCGAGGTCTCGCCCGCAACCAAGCGCAGGCGCGTGAAAGGCGGCGAGGCGGTGCAGCTCCGCATTCCCAACATAGAGGATTACCTTCCCGGGCTGACTACGGATACCCGACCATCGCGAGCCCAGGCCAAAGCCGTCGTGAACATGGAAGTCGGCAGCCATAGGTCACAGCAGCACTCGCCGCCGAAGCCCCCGAGAAAGCTGAAGAGGCCAGAGCTTTCGGGACCACGCCCCCGCAAGCGTACCAGGACCGAAGCGACAAATCCCTCGCCCTCGGTCCCAGAGGAGCTTCGCAGCCTTGTAGGTCTCGGAAACGACACCGTCCTCGAGAAGTACTACCAACGTTCCCGTGGCGAGAGCAAAGAGCAGATGCTCTCGCGCATAACCAACCCCGAGCTATCGTTGGAGGAAGCGGCGAAGCTGCTCGGTGTGTGTCCGGCGACCGTGCGGCGCTACACCAACAAGGGCTGGCTGAGGCACCATCGGACGAAGGGTAACCAGCGCAGGTTTCGCTTATCCGACATCGCGGAGTTCGTCAGGGAGTTTCGAGCCAAACTCGAGTAG
- a CDS encoding HAD-IA family hydrolase: MPRLSPRAITFDAAGTLVDVRYEPVGFMLELLREQQIEVDEETLRTEYLPMRVARQGEYAQAIQAMGARGRRAFWKRFTADLLSSIGVPLSEGHLARMSERSDELLLCENSPYWRLYPDVREALSLLRRRGARLAVVSNWDDTLHPVLELLGIAQQFEFALASLEVGWEKPDPRIFGRAVGRLGYEPFEVAHVGDNPLDDGEGAARAGLFPIIVDRDGAYPGLPFARIRSLTDLALLYE, translated from the coding sequence GTACGAACCCGTCGGCTTCATGCTGGAACTGTTACGGGAACAGCAGATCGAAGTTGACGAGGAAACCCTTCGCACCGAGTACCTTCCTATGCGTGTTGCCAGGCAGGGGGAGTATGCCCAGGCGATACAGGCGATGGGCGCACGAGGACGGCGGGCGTTTTGGAAGAGATTCACTGCCGACCTACTATCCTCAATCGGAGTGCCATTGAGCGAAGGTCATCTTGCCCGAATGTCGGAGAGAAGTGATGAGCTGTTGCTTTGCGAGAACTCGCCGTACTGGCGCCTATATCCCGATGTGCGCGAGGCTCTGTCGCTGCTGCGCCGCAGGGGCGCGCGGCTGGCCGTGGTGTCCAACTGGGACGACACACTCCATCCCGTCCTCGAACTCCTCGGCATCGCACAGCAGTTCGAGTTCGCACTGGCTTCCCTGGAAGTAGGTTGGGAGAAGCCCGACCCGCGCATCTTCGGCCGGGCGGTGGGACGGCTGGGCTATGAGCCGTTCGAGGTGGCACACGTCGGCGACAACCCGTTGGACGACGGGGAAGGCGCGGCGCGTGCAGGCCTGTTCCCCATCATCGTGGACCGCGACGGCGCATATCCGGGGCTTCCGTTCGCCCGCATTCGGTCCTTGACGGATTTGGCACTGCTTTATGAGTGA